A region from the Achromobacter seleniivolatilans genome encodes:
- the dsrO gene encoding sulfate reduction electron transfer complex DsrMKJOP subunit DsrO: protein MPSSSPASDPPLAGKRGFLKGLLGLGAAATIIPIHAEAATGLNGQPPRRPGIPGKRYGMVVDMRKCIGCQSCTVSCSMENLPPIGQFRTTVLQYEVTPDDGGPCAMVMLPRLCNHCDNPPCVPVCPVQATFQREDGIVLVDNERCVGCAYCVQACPYDARFINHETQTADKCTFCEHRLEAGLLPACVESCVGGARVIGDMNDPDSAISQLLVEHKADIKVLKPEMKTDPHVYYIGLPDAFVHQVDGQGGVRLAGGH from the coding sequence ATGCCATCGTCATCTCCTGCTTCAGACCCCCCGCTAGCCGGCAAACGCGGTTTCCTGAAAGGGCTGCTCGGCCTGGGCGCCGCAGCCACCATCATCCCCATCCACGCTGAGGCAGCTACCGGTTTGAACGGCCAGCCCCCGCGCCGCCCAGGCATTCCGGGCAAGCGCTACGGCATGGTGGTTGATATGCGCAAATGCATCGGCTGCCAGTCCTGTACGGTCAGTTGTTCCATGGAAAACCTGCCTCCCATCGGGCAGTTCCGCACGACGGTGTTGCAGTACGAGGTGACCCCTGACGATGGCGGTCCCTGTGCCATGGTGATGCTGCCGCGCCTGTGCAACCACTGCGACAACCCGCCCTGTGTGCCCGTCTGCCCGGTGCAAGCCACGTTTCAGCGCGAAGACGGCATTGTGCTGGTCGACAACGAACGCTGCGTCGGCTGTGCCTATTGCGTGCAAGCCTGTCCGTACGACGCGCGATTCATCAATCATGAAACGCAAACGGCCGATAAATGCACTTTCTGCGAGCACCGCCTGGAAGCAGGCCTGTTGCCGGCCTGTGTGGAAAGCTGCGTGGGCGGTGCGCGCGTCATCGGCGATATGAACGACCCGGACAGCGCCATCTCGCAACTGCTGGTGGAGCACAAGGCCGACATCAAGGTGCTTAAGCCCGAAATGAAGACCGATCCCCACGTCTATTACATCGGCTTGCCCGACGCATTCGTCCACCAGGTCGACGGCCAAGGCGGCGTGCGCCTGGCCGGCGGACATTGA